One Megasphaera elsdenii DSM 20460 genomic window carries:
- a CDS encoding NAD(P)-dependent oxidoreductase, giving the protein MSISFLTVPCYNKSKKTGGIIMSTQRIGFIGTGVMGSGMIRNLQKAGYPVNITTRTKAKAEELIQEGCHWFDSQAELAAQSDVVISMVGYPQDVESVYFGEHGVFRGKQGGFVIDMTTSSPSLAKKIYAQAQKQGIQALDAPVSGGDIGARQGTLAIMAGGDEAAFEGMKPIFSAMGQTLTYFGPAGSGQYAKMSNQIAIASNMMGVCEAMAYAKKSGLDPEKVIATLSAGAAGSWSLANLAPRMLKGDTKPGFYIKHFLKDMRIAIESAEEMGLDLPGLCLAKKLYDQLAAQGMENCGTQALFQWYDRQ; this is encoded by the coding sequence TTGTCAATATCGTTTCTTACCGTTCCATGTTATAATAAAAGCAAAAAAACAGGAGGTATCATCATGAGTACACAACGTATCGGATTCATCGGGACCGGCGTCATGGGCAGCGGCATGATCCGCAATTTACAGAAAGCGGGGTATCCCGTCAACATCACGACGCGGACGAAAGCCAAGGCAGAAGAACTCATCCAAGAAGGCTGTCACTGGTTCGATTCGCAGGCAGAACTGGCTGCCCAATCGGACGTCGTCATTTCCATGGTCGGCTATCCCCAAGACGTGGAATCCGTCTATTTCGGGGAACACGGCGTCTTTCGCGGTAAACAAGGCGGTTTTGTCATCGACATGACCACGTCCAGTCCCTCCCTGGCCAAGAAAATCTATGCTCAGGCCCAAAAACAGGGCATCCAGGCCTTGGATGCTCCCGTTTCCGGCGGCGACATCGGCGCCCGTCAAGGGACGCTGGCCATCATGGCCGGCGGCGACGAAGCGGCCTTTGAAGGCATGAAACCTATTTTTTCGGCCATGGGCCAGACCCTGACCTATTTTGGCCCGGCCGGCAGCGGCCAGTATGCCAAGATGAGCAACCAAATCGCCATCGCCTCGAACATGATGGGCGTCTGCGAAGCCATGGCCTATGCGAAAAAAAGCGGCCTCGACCCGGAAAAAGTCATCGCCACCTTATCGGCCGGAGCTGCCGGCTCCTGGTCCCTGGCCAACCTGGCGCCACGTATGCTGAAAGGCGACACCAAGCCGGGCTTTTACATCAAGCATTTCCTCAAGGACATGCGCATCGCCATCGAATCGGCCGAAGAAATGGGACTGGACCTGCCAGGCCTCTGCTTAGCCAAAAAACTCTACGACCAGCTGGCCGCCCAGGGCATGGAAAACTGCGGGACCCAGGCCTTGTTCCAGTGGTATGACAGACAATAA
- a CDS encoding NAD(P)/FAD-dependent oxidoreductase → MTRKFPHVSSPITIGRTTFRNRIFSAPMGGTDITNDGCIGPKSTAFYELRAKGGAAAVTVSELMVHSQTDGSHAYHLDESILNSLAAATYTADAIRRHGAIPSLELSHSGQFAGTYMTDKSRQHGLCQWGPSEGMRPDGVPVKALTQEQIDDIVKAYGHAAGLAKRAGFEMVMIHGGHGWLINQFLSPLFNHRSDSYGGSLENRVRFAIEVLQSVRAAVGPFFPIEFRMSGAEFTEGGYDLEEGIQIAQAIEAYADIIHVSAGTYQKTFGITHPSMFEAHGRNVYLAAAIKKHVSKPVATIGGLTDPAMMEDIIASGKADIVYMARQLLADPETPQKIMEGRDADIVHCLRCFTCMAERASTATRRCTVNPLIGRELDGTEIQPAPVKKKVLVAGAGPGGLYAAYTAARRGHQVILCEKESEVGGILKSEQAIPFKREMYELGKTYERLARQAGVEIRLNTEVTPAYAAKEKPQALIIAAGSRPLVPPIKGLDGDNVIIVNQYYKEKAKVGNHVIVFGGGLAGCECAIHLGQEGKEVELIEIRPTLAPDANIRHRPLLLAQIEKYVHVHTSYKGLAVTPEGVLCEDPQGQRVLVPGDTVICALGQRSRTDVVEALQDSAPFVRVIGDAAKVSTITNAVYWGYWAALDI, encoded by the coding sequence ATGACTCGAAAATTCCCGCACGTATCCAGCCCCATCACCATTGGCCGCACGACCTTCCGCAACCGTATCTTTTCGGCCCCCATGGGCGGTACGGATATTACCAACGACGGCTGTATCGGTCCGAAATCGACGGCCTTTTACGAACTGCGCGCCAAAGGCGGTGCCGCAGCCGTCACCGTTTCCGAATTGATGGTCCATTCCCAGACCGATGGTTCCCACGCCTACCACCTGGATGAATCGATTCTCAATTCCCTAGCCGCAGCGACTTACACAGCCGATGCCATCCGCCGTCACGGCGCTATCCCCTCGTTGGAGTTATCCCATTCCGGCCAATTCGCCGGGACCTATATGACTGACAAAAGCCGTCAACACGGGCTCTGCCAGTGGGGTCCCAGTGAAGGGATGCGCCCCGATGGCGTCCCGGTCAAAGCCCTGACCCAGGAACAGATCGATGATATCGTAAAAGCCTATGGTCACGCCGCCGGCCTGGCCAAACGCGCTGGTTTTGAAATGGTCATGATCCACGGCGGTCACGGCTGGCTCATCAACCAGTTCCTCTCGCCCTTGTTCAACCACCGCAGCGACTCCTACGGCGGCTCCCTGGAAAACCGCGTCCGCTTCGCCATCGAAGTCCTGCAATCGGTCCGCGCCGCTGTCGGTCCCTTTTTCCCCATCGAATTCCGCATGAGTGGCGCCGAATTCACCGAAGGTGGCTACGACTTGGAAGAAGGCATCCAGATTGCCCAAGCCATCGAAGCGTACGCCGATATCATCCATGTATCGGCCGGTACGTATCAGAAAACCTTTGGCATCACTCACCCTTCGATGTTTGAAGCCCACGGCCGTAACGTCTATCTGGCTGCCGCCATCAAAAAACACGTCAGCAAGCCCGTAGCTACTATCGGCGGCTTGACCGACCCAGCCATGATGGAAGACATCATCGCTTCGGGAAAAGCCGACATCGTCTACATGGCCCGGCAGCTGCTGGCCGATCCCGAAACGCCGCAGAAAATCATGGAAGGCCGGGACGCAGACATCGTCCACTGCCTGCGCTGTTTCACCTGCATGGCTGAACGGGCGTCGACTGCCACGCGCCGCTGTACGGTCAACCCGCTCATTGGCCGGGAACTGGACGGGACGGAAATCCAGCCGGCACCGGTCAAAAAGAAAGTCCTTGTCGCCGGCGCCGGCCCGGGCGGCTTGTATGCAGCCTATACGGCAGCCCGCCGCGGCCATCAGGTCATCCTCTGTGAAAAAGAAAGCGAAGTCGGCGGCATCTTGAAGAGCGAACAGGCCATCCCCTTCAAACGGGAAATGTACGAACTGGGAAAGACCTATGAACGGCTGGCCCGCCAAGCCGGTGTCGAAATCCGCCTGAATACAGAAGTAACGCCGGCTTACGCAGCTAAAGAAAAACCGCAGGCCTTGATCATCGCCGCCGGGTCCCGCCCCCTCGTCCCGCCCATCAAAGGCCTGGACGGCGACAACGTCATCATCGTGAACCAATACTATAAAGAAAAGGCCAAAGTCGGGAATCACGTCATCGTCTTCGGCGGCGGCCTGGCAGGCTGCGAATGTGCCATCCACCTCGGCCAGGAAGGCAAAGAAGTCGAGCTCATCGAAATACGTCCGACTCTGGCACCGGATGCCAATATCCGCCATCGTCCCCTGCTCCTGGCTCAAATCGAAAAGTACGTCCACGTCCACACGTCGTATAAAGGCCTCGCAGTCACGCCGGAAGGCGTCCTCTGTGAAGATCCGCAGGGTCAGCGCGTCCTCGTCCCTGGCGATACGGTCATCTGTGCCTTAGGCCAGCGGTCCCGCACCGACGTCGTAGAAGCCTTGCAAGACAGTGCGCCCTTCGTCCGCGTCATCGGCGATGCCGCCAAAGTATCGACCATCACCAATGCCGTCTACTGGGGGTACTGGGCTGCCCTCGATATCTGA
- a CDS encoding LysR family transcriptional regulator, which produces MDIHAIRCFQRVFEKESIHQAAKDLCLTPQGVSRVITALEGEMQTPLFVRSRKGMEATPEGQYFYEHTQELTRQLLDLQLGMQALKRKKAGLHIGFSCGVLNILSIHVLKDVMARHPDKSLEWVEDFNEKIVQLIAEDSLSCGFCIGPIRSDAFFQEEIYRTGIEAVIYEGHPFYDRPSITIEDLKGQPLVGLNEHFSLFHSLVRRCADFGFTPQFVVKTMESRLIYHFCQERVGIGIDVNIHAAPPPLRYVPITEGTPWRIFFVCKKEKRGDSLFQEIIAALTSRHHP; this is translated from the coding sequence ATGGACATCCATGCTATCCGCTGCTTTCAGCGGGTCTTTGAAAAAGAGAGCATCCACCAGGCGGCCAAGGACTTGTGCCTGACGCCGCAGGGCGTGAGCCGGGTCATCACTGCCTTGGAAGGGGAAATGCAGACGCCTCTCTTTGTCCGCAGCCGCAAAGGCATGGAAGCGACGCCGGAGGGACAGTATTTTTACGAGCACACCCAGGAACTGACACGACAGCTCCTGGACCTGCAGCTGGGGATGCAGGCGTTGAAGCGGAAAAAAGCAGGCCTGCACATCGGCTTCTCCTGCGGCGTACTGAATATCCTTTCCATCCATGTCTTGAAAGATGTCATGGCCCGCCATCCGGACAAGTCCCTGGAATGGGTCGAAGATTTCAACGAAAAGATTGTCCAGCTCATCGCCGAAGATAGCCTGTCCTGCGGCTTCTGTATCGGCCCGATCCGGTCAGACGCCTTTTTCCAAGAGGAAATCTATCGCACCGGCATTGAAGCCGTCATCTATGAGGGTCACCCTTTTTACGACCGGCCGTCCATCACTATTGAAGACCTGAAAGGGCAGCCCCTCGTCGGCCTGAACGAGCATTTTTCTTTATTCCATAGTCTGGTCAGGCGCTGTGCCGATTTCGGCTTTACGCCGCAGTTCGTCGTCAAGACCATGGAGAGCCGCCTCATCTATCATTTCTGTCAGGAACGCGTCGGCATCGGCATCGACGTGAACATCCATGCCGCCCCGCCGCCGCTCCGTTACGTCCCCATTACCGAAGGGACGCCGTGGCGCATCTTCTTTGTCTGTAAAAAAGAAAAGCGCGGCGACTCCTTATTCCAGGAAATTATCGCGGCCCTGACCTCGCGTCACCACCCATAG
- a CDS encoding TerC family protein encodes MEIVSMQFFMALGSIILLDILLGGDNAVVIAMAANKLPANLRRKAILIGTGGAVVIRLVMTLIAVWLLTIPFLQALGGLILLPIAVKLLVPAEQEENVTASDSLMGAIKTIIIADAAMGVDNVLAIAGASHGSFLLVACGFLISIPIIVGGSTVIGKLMDRFPVILYAGAGLLGWTAGSMIGHDKILGTLLQQMAGSWAPISLQILLAVAVIAIGLWMSRKRAVQ; translated from the coding sequence ATGGAAATCGTATCGATGCAATTCTTCATGGCCTTAGGCTCTATCATTTTATTGGACATCCTCCTCGGCGGCGATAATGCCGTCGTCATCGCCATGGCGGCCAATAAGCTGCCGGCTAATCTGCGCCGGAAAGCCATCCTCATCGGGACCGGCGGGGCCGTCGTTATCCGCCTGGTCATGACACTCATCGCTGTCTGGCTGCTGACGATTCCCTTTTTACAGGCCTTAGGCGGCCTCATCCTGCTGCCCATTGCCGTGAAATTGCTCGTCCCGGCAGAACAGGAGGAAAACGTAACGGCTTCGGACAGCCTCATGGGGGCCATCAAGACCATCATCATCGCCGATGCCGCTATGGGCGTCGATAACGTCCTGGCCATCGCCGGGGCTTCGCATGGCAGCTTCCTCCTCGTTGCCTGCGGCTTCCTCATTAGCATCCCTATCATCGTCGGCGGCAGTACGGTCATCGGCAAGCTCATGGATCGCTTCCCGGTTATCCTCTATGCCGGCGCCGGACTGTTGGGATGGACAGCCGGTTCCATGATTGGCCACGATAAAATTTTAGGGACCCTGCTGCAGCAAATGGCCGGTTCCTGGGCTCCCATAAGCCTTCAAATCCTCTTGGCTGTCGCTGTCATCGCTATCGGCCTGTGGATGAGCCGGAAACGTGCCGTGCAGTAA
- the bcmE gene encoding thiamine pyridinylase, whose translation MRQRLFRIVLSLAFFVMTMVTGMASEPGQGTETDKKVLTVGLFKYVPDIQAFETALTTQWKDIEPDVALRFVDWDCYFEEPKSDVFVFDGLYASQYIEKGLLYPLGESIPARSAYPAWTLEQASSQGIYYGIPQMVCMDTLFYRKDDQAVARVQTMQQLYDAIGPRKTQALLPGRDEGVIADFSLNNEMKYYNILQDHTGKVVPVQAMGNVQEDAMQYLKELYAMTGTATGRYDDGNEFTRAEWFAQGHGRALYAYPEAMSAIVRLGQGNDTDVKAISSCEHPDVATAYVDYVSISSRIPANKVGPAKKLVALLTSKPFMLAALKPASKEDVPQYLLAARQDVMQELAASDPNYQKLYRHLYRAKSWHVMTGTKDFAAWEAKVGLDIERDLKK comes from the coding sequence ATGAGACAACGATTATTTCGTATCGTTTTAAGCTTGGCCTTTTTCGTGATGACTATGGTGACAGGAATGGCTAGTGAACCGGGACAGGGGACAGAAACAGACAAAAAGGTACTGACTGTGGGGTTGTTCAAATACGTTCCCGATATCCAGGCCTTTGAAACGGCTTTGACCACACAATGGAAGGACATCGAACCCGATGTGGCGCTGCGTTTCGTCGATTGGGACTGCTATTTCGAAGAACCGAAAAGTGATGTTTTTGTCTTTGATGGCCTGTACGCATCGCAATATATAGAAAAAGGCCTGCTCTATCCGTTAGGGGAAAGCATACCAGCACGGTCTGCCTATCCAGCCTGGACGTTAGAACAAGCTTCTTCTCAGGGGATATATTATGGCATTCCCCAGATGGTCTGTATGGATACGCTGTTTTACCGCAAAGACGATCAGGCCGTGGCCCGTGTTCAGACGATGCAGCAGCTGTATGACGCCATCGGGCCGCGGAAGACTCAGGCGTTGCTCCCTGGCCGGGATGAAGGGGTCATCGCCGATTTCAGCTTGAATAATGAAATGAAATACTATAATATCCTTCAGGACCATACGGGGAAAGTCGTTCCGGTACAGGCCATGGGAAACGTCCAAGAGGATGCCATGCAGTATTTGAAAGAATTGTACGCTATGACGGGTACTGCGACGGGCCGTTATGACGATGGCAATGAGTTTACGCGGGCTGAATGGTTTGCCCAGGGCCATGGCCGGGCCTTATATGCCTATCCGGAAGCGATGAGCGCCATCGTCCGCTTAGGGCAGGGGAACGATACCGACGTCAAGGCCATTTCCAGTTGCGAACATCCCGATGTGGCTACGGCCTATGTCGATTATGTCAGCATCTCTTCCCGGATTCCCGCGAATAAAGTAGGGCCGGCTAAAAAATTAGTTGCTTTATTGACTTCTAAGCCTTTCATGCTGGCCGCCCTGAAACCGGCTTCGAAAGAGGACGTACCGCAGTATCTCTTAGCGGCCCGTCAGGATGTCATGCAGGAATTGGCTGCATCGGACCCGAACTATCAGAAATTGTACCGCCATCTATATCGCGCCAAATCATGGCATGTCATGACGGGGACAAAGGATTTTGCTGCATGGGAAGCTAAAGTCGGGCTGGATATCGAGCGCGACTTAAAAAAATAA
- a CDS encoding aldo/keto reductase → MHKHIILNNGLTMPIVGFGTWMLKGEAGKRAVLDALAVGYRLIDTAHMYDNEAMVGQAVAESGLRREDIFITTKLCQTRAGYELAWQGIEESLARLQTDYIDLLLIHEPYDEALDMYRALTEAYRQGRVRAIGISNFNAREYLDFIGSCDIIPAVNQVECHVYYRRKELQQTLVAQGTQMQAWSPFTEGKKPIFQEPILQAVGEKYGKTAAQIALQYLVQQGIGVIPKSSHRERMIENLAIFDVTLNRDDMARIQQLETGKTLFGWYED, encoded by the coding sequence ATGCATAAGCATATCATTTTGAATAATGGCCTGACCATGCCGATTGTCGGCTTTGGTACGTGGATGTTGAAGGGCGAGGCGGGGAAGCGGGCGGTCCTCGATGCTTTGGCTGTGGGCTACCGCCTCATCGATACGGCCCACATGTACGATAACGAAGCCATGGTCGGCCAGGCCGTGGCCGAGAGCGGTCTGCGCCGGGAGGATATCTTCATTACGACGAAGCTCTGTCAGACCCGGGCCGGCTATGAACTGGCCTGGCAGGGCATTGAAGAATCGCTGGCCCGGTTGCAGACTGACTATATCGATTTGCTGCTCATCCACGAGCCTTATGACGAGGCTTTAGACATGTATCGAGCCTTGACCGAAGCCTACCGCCAGGGACGGGTCCGGGCCATTGGCATTTCTAATTTCAATGCTCGGGAATATCTTGATTTTATCGGAAGTTGTGATATCATCCCCGCTGTCAATCAAGTCGAGTGTCACGTCTATTACAGACGAAAAGAGCTCCAACAAACACTTGTGGCGCAGGGGACACAAATGCAGGCATGGAGCCCTTTTACAGAAGGGAAAAAGCCGATATTCCAGGAGCCTATTTTACAGGCTGTCGGCGAGAAATACGGCAAGACGGCCGCACAGATTGCTTTGCAGTACCTGGTTCAGCAGGGCATCGGCGTCATCCCGAAATCATCCCATCGGGAGCGGATGATTGAGAATCTCGCTATTTTTGACGTCACCCTGAATCGAGACGACATGGCCCGGATTCAGCAGTTAGAAACGGGGAAAACCCTGTTCGGCTGGTATGAGGACTGA
- a CDS encoding LysE/ArgO family amino acid transporter, whose product MFFFQGLTMGLAYVAPIGMQNLFVIHSALSHSLRRAVATAFIVLFFDISLSLSCFYGIGTLLNHLPWLKVVILGTGTLLILYMAYDMISQVPDALTLKDQPVSLGQTVSKACIVTWMNPQAILDGTMLLGAFRITLPATEAMTFLTGVLMASGLWFLSLTGCVAAFRHAITPGILRAINILCGTVLMLYGLHLGYTFVQLF is encoded by the coding sequence ATGTTCTTTTTTCAAGGCCTGACCATGGGGCTGGCCTACGTCGCCCCTATTGGCATGCAGAATCTCTTCGTCATCCATTCGGCGTTATCCCATTCCCTGCGCCGCGCCGTCGCGACGGCGTTCATCGTCCTTTTCTTCGACATCAGCCTGTCGCTGAGCTGCTTTTATGGCATCGGCACGCTGCTGAATCATCTTCCCTGGCTCAAAGTGGTCATCCTGGGCACAGGCACGCTGCTCATCCTCTACATGGCCTATGATATGATCAGCCAGGTCCCGGATGCGCTGACCCTCAAAGACCAGCCAGTTTCCCTGGGCCAGACCGTTTCCAAAGCCTGCATCGTCACCTGGATGAACCCCCAGGCCATCTTAGACGGCACAATGCTCCTCGGCGCCTTCCGCATCACCCTGCCTGCTACAGAAGCCATGACGTTCCTGACGGGCGTCCTCATGGCCTCAGGCCTCTGGTTCCTTTCCCTCACGGGCTGCGTCGCCGCCTTCCGCCACGCCATTACACCCGGCATCCTGCGCGCCATCAACATCCTTTGCGGCACGGTCCTCATGCTGTACGGCCTCCACTTAGGCTATACCTTCGTACAGCTTTTTTAA